The Misgurnus anguillicaudatus chromosome 21, ASM2758022v2, whole genome shotgun sequence genome includes a window with the following:
- the cars1 gene encoding cysteine--tRNA ligase, cytoplasmic isoform X1 yields the protein MANTGDQAFDYGFILRISEDIRRVEALNEYLSSRSYLAGYGPSQADTEAFSLLCGPPPERHVHALRWYKHIAALKPQMNDQTPECSTRGKRVQPPWSPPEGTGVSKLRLYNSLTRTKEVFVPQKGNSVLWYCCGPTVYDASHMGHARSYISFDILRRILKNYFKYDVFYCMNITDIDDKIIKRARQNHLLEQYTQKKPSASQILQDVLTARTPFKVKLAETTDPDKKQMLERLDAAVDAALGPLQVAVQNKGADESIQNKAEVLLEEAKDLLSEWLDSQFGSQVTENSIFSLLPKYWEGEFHKDMEDLNVLPADVLTRVSEYVPEIVAFVKRIVDNGYGYESNGSVYFDSAKFDACPAHSYAKLVPEAVGDQKALQEGEGDLSISADRLSEKRSQNDFALWKASKPGEPSWDSPWGKGRPGWHIECSAMAGSILGESMDIHGGGFDLRFPHHDNELAQSEAYFENDHWVRYFLHTGHLTIAGCKMSKSLKNFITIKDALAKHTARQLRLAFLMHSWKDTLDYSNNTMESAIQYERFINEFFLNVKDILRSPTDITGQFEKWETEEIDLNKSFYEKKAAVHEALCDNIDTRSALEEMRALVGQSNTYMAAKRSSKLTPNRMLLESIALYLTEMLKTFGAIEGNEPIGFPVGGTGQNADLESTVMPYLSVLSEFREDVRKIAREKKVTELLQLCDVLRDDILPELGVRLEDREGFPTGVKLVDKETLMKEKEEKKKMEEEKKKKKEEAARKKQEQEMAKLAKMKVKPSEMFRSETDKYSSFDETGFPTHDTEGKELSKGLTKKLRKLYEAQEKLYNEYLQSTQNGS from the exons ATGGCAAACACAGGAGATCAAg CCTTTGATTATGGCTTCATACTGCGCATAAGTGAGGATATTCGCAGAGTTGAGGCTTTGAATGAGTACTTGAGCAGTCGCAGTTACCTGGCCGGCTACGGGCCATCGCAGGCAGACACAGAAGCCTTTTCGCTTCTCTGTGGGCCCCCGCCTGAGCGGCATGTCCACGCCCTGCGCTGGTACAAACACATAGCCGCTCTGAAGCCCCAAATGAATGACCAGACCCCAGAATGCAGCA CAAGGGGAAAACGTGTGCAGCCACCTTGGTCTCCCCCTGAAGGAACAGGAGTTTCAAAGCTGCGTCTCTATAACAGTCTCACACGAACCAAG GAGGTGTTTGTACCACAGAAGGGAAACAGTGTTTTGTGGTACTGCTGTGGCCCCACAGTGTACGATGCATCTCACATGGGCCATGCCAG ATCCTACATATCTTTTGATATACTCCGGAGAATACTGaagaattattttaaatatgacgtCTTTTACTGTATGAACATCACAGATATTGATGACAAG ATCATCAAACGAGCCAGACAGAACCATCTGTTGGAGCAATACACACAAAAGAAGCCCAGTGCCTCTCAGATACTGCAGGATGTGTTAACAGCCAGAACA CCCTTTAAAGTCAAGCTTGCTGAGACTACAGACCCAGATAAAAAGCAGATGCTGGAGAGGTTGGATGCAGCAGTGGATGCTGCCCTGGGTCCCCTGCAGGTGGCAGTGCAGAACAAGGGTGCAGACGAATCCATCCAAAATAAGGCAGAG gtCTTATTGGAGGAGGCCAAAGATCTTTTGTCTGAATGGCTGGACTCTCAGTTTGGGAGCCAAGTGACAGAAAATTCAATCTTTTCTCTTTTGCCAAAGTATTGGGAGGGAGAGTTTCATAAAGACATGGAAGATCTGAAT gtccTCCCCGCCGATGTTCTAACACGGGTCAGCGAGTATGTGCCAGAGATTGTTGCATTTGTCAAAAGGATTGTGGACAACGGCTATGGATATGAGT CAAATGGTTCAGTCTATTTTGACAGCGCAAAGTTTGATGCCTGTCCTGCTCACTCTTATGCCAAACTGGTACCAGAAGCTGTTGGAGATCAAAAAGCTCTTCAAGAGGGAGAAG gAGACTTGAGTATCTCAGCAGACAGACTCAGTGAAAAGAGGTCGCAGAATGATTTTGCGCTGTGGAAAGCCTCCAAGCCCGGAGAGCCATCCTGGGACTCTCCATGGGGAAAA GGGAGACCCGGATGGCATATTGAGTGTTCAGCCATGGCTGGATCTATATTGGGAGAGTCTATGGATATCCACGGAGGAGGATTTGACCTGCGTTTCCCTCATCATGACAATGAGTTGGCACAGTCTGAG GCTTACTTTGAGAATGATCACTGGGTGCGGTATTTCTTGCACACAGGTCACCTGACTATCGCTGGATGCAAGATGTCCAAATCTCTGAAGAACTTTATCACTATCAAAGATGCCCTGGCTAAGCACACAG CAAGACAGCTTCGTTTGGCATTCCTAATGCATTCATGGAAAGATACATTGGATTACTCCAACAACACTATGGAGTCGGCCATCCAGTATGAGAGGTTTATAAAT gAATTCTTCCTGAATGTGAAAGATATTCTCAGGAGCCCTACTGACATCACCGGCCAGTTTGAGAAATGGGAAACTGAGGAGATAGACCTAAACAAGAG TTTCTATGAAAAGAAAGCAGCAGTACACGAGGCGCTGTGCGACAACATCGACACTCGTTCGGCTCTGGAGGAGATGAGGGCTCTGGTTGGTCAGAGTAACACATATATGGCAGCCAAAAGGAGCTCAAAATTGACGCCCAACCGTATGCTGCTAGAGAGCATTGCCCTATACTTGACCGAAATGCTTAAG ACATTTGGAGCGATCGAGGGAAATGAGCCCATTGGCTTCCCTGTTGGAGGAACGGGCCAGAATGCTGAT CTGGAGAGCACAGTCATGCCCTATTTGTCAGTGCTTTCAGAGTTCAGGGAAGATGTCAGAAAAATTGCAAGAGAGAAGAAAG TGACAGAATTGCTGCAGCTTTGCGATGTATTACGTGATGACATTTTACCTGAGCTGGGTGTCCGACTGGAGGATCGAGAGG gatTTCCCACAGGGGTGAAGCTGGTGGACAAAGAGACTCTTATGAAGGAGAAAGAGGAAAAGAAAAAG ATGgaagaagaaaagaaaaagaaaaaagaggAGGCTGCCAGGAAAAAACAAGAACAAGAGATG GCAAAGCTGGCAAAAATGAAGGTTAAACCGAGTGAAATGTTCCGCTCAGAAACTGACAAGTACTCCAGTTTTGATGAAACG GGCTTTCCAACACATGATACTGAGGGAAAGGAGCTAAGTAAAGGACTGACCAAAAAGCTTCGCAAGCTTTACGAGGCTCAAGAGAAGCTGTACAATGAATACCTCCAGTCAACCCAAAACGGGAGCTGA
- the cars1 gene encoding cysteine--tRNA ligase, cytoplasmic isoform X2, translating into MANTGDQARGKRVQPPWSPPEGTGVSKLRLYNSLTRTKEVFVPQKGNSVLWYCCGPTVYDASHMGHARSYISFDILRRILKNYFKYDVFYCMNITDIDDKIIKRARQNHLLEQYTQKKPSASQILQDVLTARTPFKVKLAETTDPDKKQMLERLDAAVDAALGPLQVAVQNKGADESIQNKAEVLLEEAKDLLSEWLDSQFGSQVTENSIFSLLPKYWEGEFHKDMEDLNVLPADVLTRVSEYVPEIVAFVKRIVDNGYGYESNGSVYFDSAKFDACPAHSYAKLVPEAVGDQKALQEGEGDLSISADRLSEKRSQNDFALWKASKPGEPSWDSPWGKGRPGWHIECSAMAGSILGESMDIHGGGFDLRFPHHDNELAQSEAYFENDHWVRYFLHTGHLTIAGCKMSKSLKNFITIKDALAKHTARQLRLAFLMHSWKDTLDYSNNTMESAIQYERFINEFFLNVKDILRSPTDITGQFEKWETEEIDLNKSFYEKKAAVHEALCDNIDTRSALEEMRALVGQSNTYMAAKRSSKLTPNRMLLESIALYLTEMLKTFGAIEGNEPIGFPVGGTGQNADLESTVMPYLSVLSEFREDVRKIAREKKVTELLQLCDVLRDDILPELGVRLEDREGFPTGVKLVDKETLMKEKEEKKKMEEEKKKKKEEAARKKQEQEMAKLAKMKVKPSEMFRSETDKYSSFDETGFPTHDTEGKELSKGLTKKLRKLYEAQEKLYNEYLQSTQNGS; encoded by the exons ATGGCAAACACAGGAGATCAAg CAAGGGGAAAACGTGTGCAGCCACCTTGGTCTCCCCCTGAAGGAACAGGAGTTTCAAAGCTGCGTCTCTATAACAGTCTCACACGAACCAAG GAGGTGTTTGTACCACAGAAGGGAAACAGTGTTTTGTGGTACTGCTGTGGCCCCACAGTGTACGATGCATCTCACATGGGCCATGCCAG ATCCTACATATCTTTTGATATACTCCGGAGAATACTGaagaattattttaaatatgacgtCTTTTACTGTATGAACATCACAGATATTGATGACAAG ATCATCAAACGAGCCAGACAGAACCATCTGTTGGAGCAATACACACAAAAGAAGCCCAGTGCCTCTCAGATACTGCAGGATGTGTTAACAGCCAGAACA CCCTTTAAAGTCAAGCTTGCTGAGACTACAGACCCAGATAAAAAGCAGATGCTGGAGAGGTTGGATGCAGCAGTGGATGCTGCCCTGGGTCCCCTGCAGGTGGCAGTGCAGAACAAGGGTGCAGACGAATCCATCCAAAATAAGGCAGAG gtCTTATTGGAGGAGGCCAAAGATCTTTTGTCTGAATGGCTGGACTCTCAGTTTGGGAGCCAAGTGACAGAAAATTCAATCTTTTCTCTTTTGCCAAAGTATTGGGAGGGAGAGTTTCATAAAGACATGGAAGATCTGAAT gtccTCCCCGCCGATGTTCTAACACGGGTCAGCGAGTATGTGCCAGAGATTGTTGCATTTGTCAAAAGGATTGTGGACAACGGCTATGGATATGAGT CAAATGGTTCAGTCTATTTTGACAGCGCAAAGTTTGATGCCTGTCCTGCTCACTCTTATGCCAAACTGGTACCAGAAGCTGTTGGAGATCAAAAAGCTCTTCAAGAGGGAGAAG gAGACTTGAGTATCTCAGCAGACAGACTCAGTGAAAAGAGGTCGCAGAATGATTTTGCGCTGTGGAAAGCCTCCAAGCCCGGAGAGCCATCCTGGGACTCTCCATGGGGAAAA GGGAGACCCGGATGGCATATTGAGTGTTCAGCCATGGCTGGATCTATATTGGGAGAGTCTATGGATATCCACGGAGGAGGATTTGACCTGCGTTTCCCTCATCATGACAATGAGTTGGCACAGTCTGAG GCTTACTTTGAGAATGATCACTGGGTGCGGTATTTCTTGCACACAGGTCACCTGACTATCGCTGGATGCAAGATGTCCAAATCTCTGAAGAACTTTATCACTATCAAAGATGCCCTGGCTAAGCACACAG CAAGACAGCTTCGTTTGGCATTCCTAATGCATTCATGGAAAGATACATTGGATTACTCCAACAACACTATGGAGTCGGCCATCCAGTATGAGAGGTTTATAAAT gAATTCTTCCTGAATGTGAAAGATATTCTCAGGAGCCCTACTGACATCACCGGCCAGTTTGAGAAATGGGAAACTGAGGAGATAGACCTAAACAAGAG TTTCTATGAAAAGAAAGCAGCAGTACACGAGGCGCTGTGCGACAACATCGACACTCGTTCGGCTCTGGAGGAGATGAGGGCTCTGGTTGGTCAGAGTAACACATATATGGCAGCCAAAAGGAGCTCAAAATTGACGCCCAACCGTATGCTGCTAGAGAGCATTGCCCTATACTTGACCGAAATGCTTAAG ACATTTGGAGCGATCGAGGGAAATGAGCCCATTGGCTTCCCTGTTGGAGGAACGGGCCAGAATGCTGAT CTGGAGAGCACAGTCATGCCCTATTTGTCAGTGCTTTCAGAGTTCAGGGAAGATGTCAGAAAAATTGCAAGAGAGAAGAAAG TGACAGAATTGCTGCAGCTTTGCGATGTATTACGTGATGACATTTTACCTGAGCTGGGTGTCCGACTGGAGGATCGAGAGG gatTTCCCACAGGGGTGAAGCTGGTGGACAAAGAGACTCTTATGAAGGAGAAAGAGGAAAAGAAAAAG ATGgaagaagaaaagaaaaagaaaaaagaggAGGCTGCCAGGAAAAAACAAGAACAAGAGATG GCAAAGCTGGCAAAAATGAAGGTTAAACCGAGTGAAATGTTCCGCTCAGAAACTGACAAGTACTCCAGTTTTGATGAAACG GGCTTTCCAACACATGATACTGAGGGAAAGGAGCTAAGTAAAGGACTGACCAAAAAGCTTCGCAAGCTTTACGAGGCTCAAGAGAAGCTGTACAATGAATACCTCCAGTCAACCCAAAACGGGAGCTGA